The genomic DNA CCGTGGTGCGGTCCGTGCCGGGCGATGGGTCCCATCCTGGACGCCATGGCACAGGCGCACGAGGGCCGGATCGACATCGTCAAGGTCAACCTGGACGAGAGCCCGCAGGCCGCCCAGCGGCACGGAGTCTCGTCGATTCCCGCGCTCCTGCTGTTCTCCCGGGGTGAGGTGGTGACGACACTCGTCGGCGCCAGACCGCGCACCATGATCGAGAGCGCCATCGCCGACTATCTGTGAACGACCTGGTCAACGGGCGGTGCGGATCCGGGAGTTGAGCCGGATCCGCACCGCTCTGTCGGCATGAGAACGATCAGAGCTTCTGATAGGCGAACTTCCGGCCCGTACCGCCGTCGACCACGAGAGTCTGCCCGGTGATCCAGCGGGAGAGGTCGGTCAGGAAGAACAGGATCGCCGACGCGATGTCGCTCGTCGTGCCCACCCGTCCCAACGGCACCTGCTCGCCCGCCTTGTCGTAGTAGTCGGCCTCGGGGTGCCGCCCGGCGACGCGCGGGGTCGCGGTCTGCCCAGGGGCGACGACGTTCACCCGTATGCCGGGGCCGAGTTCGAGCGCGGCCGTGGCGACCAGGTTGCCGAGGCCGGCCTTGGCGGCGCCGTACACGGCGTGGTTGGGGGAGGAGCGCAGACCCGAGACGGAGCCGACGAAGACCATCGAGCCGCCCTCGGTCATGGCCCGCGCGCCGATCTGCAGCGCGAGGAAGGCATGACGCAGGTTCAAGTCGAGTCCCCGGTCCCAGAGTTCGTCCGTGATCTCGTCGATCGGGCCCCAGTCCGAGATGCCGATGATGTCCGCGAGCCCGTGCACCGGGCCGAAGCGCTCGACGGCCTCCTCGACCACGCGCTCCACGTTCGCGCGGTTCGTCGCGTCGCCGGTGACGGCCAGGCCGTCGACCTCCTCGGCCACCGCCTTGGCGCGGGCGGGGTCCGTGTCCACCACGGACACCCGCGCGCCGACCGCGGCGGCGGCCAGGCATGTCTGCCGGCCGATGCCCTGTCCGCCGCCGAGGACGAGGACGTGCCGGCCCGCCAGATTGAGCAACCCCCGGTAGTCGGGGGTGCGTTCGGTGATGCCCATCGTCGTTTCTCCCTCACGGTCGAGGAGCCGTCCGGACGGTGCGTCCGGAAAGGTCGCGACGCTTCCTTGACGCCAGACGGAACAGGCTCGTTAACATAGTCAAATCAGTTATGTAATTTAGATGAGTCGAGGCGACGCGTCCATGGGCCGTGGTTCGGCCCCCGCTGTCGATTGAAGAGGTGATCCGCGAATGATCCGGGTGCAGCCCGAGCGCTTCCTCCGTGGCACCCTGCCGGACCTGTCGTGGTCGGACGGCGGCTCGCGTCTTCCCCCGTCCGCCTGCCGGAAACTGACGGCGGACACCGTACGGGCCGCCCGGGTGCCGGCCGGACTGCATCTCGCCTTCACCGGTGCCGCGTCGACGATCGCGCTCACGGTTCGGACGGGGGAGCGCACCACCGTGCCCGCCCCCACCCTGCCCGAGGCACTCGTCGTCCACGTACCGGGAAGGCCGTCCACCACGGTCCCCCTGCTGTCCCGGGGGCCGGGCACCGTCCGCATCGAGCTGCCCGACCGCGATCCGGCGCGGACCGTGCGCGTCTTCCTCCCCGAGGCGTTCGGGACCGTGATCGACGGCCTCGCCGCCGACGCCTGTCTGGAGCCCGCCCCGCGCGGCCCGCTGTGGGTCGTGTACGGCGACTCCATCACCCAGGGCTGGTCGGTCTCGCAGCCCGGCCTCGCTTGGCCCTCCCTGGTCGCCGACCAGCTCGGCCTCGACCTGGTCAACCTCGGCTTCGCCGGAGCGGCGCGCGGCGAACTCCCCGTCGCCGACGTCGTGGCCGCCTCGGGCGCGGCGGCCGTGACGGTGGCCTGGGGCACCAACGCCTGGTCGTCCTTGCCGACCAGCGCCGCCCAGATCGCCGAGACGACGCGGCTGTTCCTCACCGCCGTACGCCAAGGACTCCCCGACGCTCCCGTCACGGTCGTGAGCCCTATCGTGCGTCCCGACGCCGAGGGCACCCCCAACCGGTTCGGGGCCCGCCTCACCGATCTTCGGGAGGCACTGGAGTCGGCGGTGCGGGCCTTCGCCGCCGACGCGGGGGACCGCCGGCTCACGCTCGTACCGGGATCTGACCTGGTGCCCGCCGGGCAACTCGTCGACGGAATCCATCCGGGCGACGAGGGCCATCGCAGCCTCGCGCGAGGAGTAACACCCCATGTGGCCGCCGGAGTCGGGCTTCCCGCACGACGTACCGAAGCCGGCGTCCCATGACCATGATCCCGATCAGCGAACGCACGAGGAGCGAGATGGACCTGGCGAATGTGTTCCGACTGAACGGCAGGGTCGCGATCGTCACCGGCGGCGGCAGCGGCATCGGGCGGGCGAGCGCCACCGTACTCGCCGCCGCCGGCGCCCGGGTCGTCGTAGCGGATCTCGACGAAGCCGCCGCCGAGACAACCGTGTCGGTCATCAAGGAACAGGGCGGCGAGGCGGTGGCCCGCCGGGTCGACGTGTCCGATCCGGCCGCCGTGAACGTCCTGGTCGACGGCACGGTCTCCGGACTCGGCCGCCTCGACATCCTCGTCAACAACGCCGGCATCATGATCCGCCGCCCCCTCGCGGAACTCCCACCCGAGGAATTCGACCGCGTCCTGTCGGTCAACCTCAAGAGCGTCCTCTACGGCAGCCAGGCAGCCGCCCGCGTGATGGCGCCCGGGTCGAGCATCGTCAACACCCTCTCCACCATCATCGACTTCGCCACCGTGGGCACGGGCTCCTACGCCGCGGCGAAGAAGGGCGGCGAGGCGCTGACCCGTACCTTCGCCGTGGAACTGGGACCCCGGGGCATCCGCGTCAACGGCGTCGCACCGGGCTGGACGGACTCGGGGATCACCCGGCAGCGGGGCGTCGACGACACGGGCGAGTTCCGACAGGACCGGTTCGACGAACTCGCCCGCAAGATGGCCTCCTCATCCCCCCTGGGCGCGGTCGCCGAGCCGATCGACTCCGCCTACGCCGTTCTCTACCTCTCCTCCGAGGCGAGCCGCTTCGTGACCGGACATGTGATCCGGGTCAACGGCGGCGCCTCCATGGTCTGACGGACCGTCAAGACGTGTCCCACTTCGTGATGCAGAGCCGATGAAGTCCTCTCCGACGAGAGACCCGTTGGACGACCGGCACGAGACGGCTGGCCGCCCAGGGATGCTCAGGAGGTCACAGTGTCCGAATCTCCGTCCAGCATGGTCGACAGGGTCGTCGTGATCCTCGGTGTCTTCGAGCGGTCCGCGGGACCGCTCAACCTGGGGCAGATCAGCGCGTGCAGCGGGCTGCCGC from Streptomyces sp. NBC_01478 includes the following:
- a CDS encoding SDR family NAD(P)-dependent oxidoreductase, with translation MTMIPISERTRSEMDLANVFRLNGRVAIVTGGGSGIGRASATVLAAAGARVVVADLDEAAAETTVSVIKEQGGEAVARRVDVSDPAAVNVLVDGTVSGLGRLDILVNNAGIMIRRPLAELPPEEFDRVLSVNLKSVLYGSQAAARVMAPGSSIVNTLSTIIDFATVGTGSYAAAKKGGEALTRTFAVELGPRGIRVNGVAPGWTDSGITRQRGVDDTGEFRQDRFDELARKMASSSPLGAVAEPIDSAYAVLYLSSEASRFVTGHVIRVNGGASMV
- the trxA gene encoding thioredoxin, which codes for MSTVRAITDDDFEEAVRSADRPVLVDFWAPWCGPCRAMGPILDAMAQAHEGRIDIVKVNLDESPQAAQRHGVSSIPALLLFSRGEVVTTLVGARPRTMIESAIADYL
- a CDS encoding SDR family NAD(P)-dependent oxidoreductase — protein: MGITERTPDYRGLLNLAGRHVLVLGGGQGIGRQTCLAAAAVGARVSVVDTDPARAKAVAEEVDGLAVTGDATNRANVERVVEEAVERFGPVHGLADIIGISDWGPIDEITDELWDRGLDLNLRHAFLALQIGARAMTEGGSMVFVGSVSGLRSSPNHAVYGAAKAGLGNLVATAALELGPGIRVNVVAPGQTATPRVAGRHPEADYYDKAGEQVPLGRVGTTSDIASAILFFLTDLSRWITGQTLVVDGGTGRKFAYQKL
- a CDS encoding SGNH/GDSL hydrolase family protein, whose protein sequence is MIRVQPERFLRGTLPDLSWSDGGSRLPPSACRKLTADTVRAARVPAGLHLAFTGAASTIALTVRTGERTTVPAPTLPEALVVHVPGRPSTTVPLLSRGPGTVRIELPDRDPARTVRVFLPEAFGTVIDGLAADACLEPAPRGPLWVVYGDSITQGWSVSQPGLAWPSLVADQLGLDLVNLGFAGAARGELPVADVVAASGAAAVTVAWGTNAWSSLPTSAAQIAETTRLFLTAVRQGLPDAPVTVVSPIVRPDAEGTPNRFGARLTDLREALESAVRAFAADAGDRRLTLVPGSDLVPAGQLVDGIHPGDEGHRSLARGVTPHVAAGVGLPARRTEAGVP